A stretch of the Butyricicoccus intestinisimiae genome encodes the following:
- a CDS encoding DUF4367 domain-containing protein: MTRQEQLQEQMEDTVFALLMNEVMQRESAHIWTEYQAEKEAGHDLSVPEDTDRRMRAFIRRQFRRKRHRNARKTILHVMQVSAAVFCVLTIVSATAFASSPTFRENVLHLVEKSTKTGTAYSFSDGYNQTMPSEYTDTVVQSFSVRWLPDGLTFQKEERTQSTIIDTFAAADGRYLTIQKATGAAMTASIDTEGAQTSQTKIHGNTAQVAEKDGMVTVTWTDALRVSIYCVTAQNIDTQDVLKTAEQIQ; the protein is encoded by the coding sequence TTGACCAGACAGGAGCAATTACAGGAACAGATGGAAGATACCGTCTTTGCTCTGCTGATGAATGAGGTCATGCAGCGCGAAAGTGCACACATTTGGACGGAGTATCAAGCAGAAAAAGAGGCGGGGCATGATCTGTCCGTTCCCGAAGATACCGACCGGCGCATGAGGGCGTTTATTCGCAGGCAGTTCCGCAGAAAACGGCATCGGAACGCACGAAAGACCATCCTGCACGTGATGCAGGTTTCTGCGGCAGTGTTCTGCGTGCTGACCATTGTGTCCGCAACAGCATTTGCGTCCTCTCCAACTTTTCGAGAGAATGTGCTGCATTTGGTGGAAAAAAGCACCAAAACAGGCACTGCGTATTCCTTTTCGGACGGATACAATCAAACCATGCCGTCTGAGTACACGGATACCGTTGTGCAGAGCTTTTCTGTCCGTTGGCTGCCGGATGGCCTGACGTTTCAAAAAGAAGAACGCACACAGAGCACCATTATAGATACCTTTGCCGCGGCGGATGGGCGGTATTTGACGATTCAAAAGGCAACCGGTGCGGCGATGACGGCGTCGATTGACACAGAGGGCGCACAGACTTCTCAGACGAAGATTCATGGAAATACGGCACAGGTGGCGGAAAAAGACGGTATGGTCACGGTGACTTGGACGGATGCCCTGCGCGTGTCGATTTATTGTGTGACGGCGCAGAACATTGACACACAGGATGTACTCAAAACCGCTGAACAGATACAATAA
- a CDS encoding RNA polymerase sigma factor, producing MITWICSAVSDPDDQEFLIELYEEFHALMFSVARRYNNNWMSCEDIVQESILRIMDKLDVLRSKKRCVQAGYIAMVVRNVAINTLKHEDIVKAHAREVAEEELTAPTMDEILIARENAELLMQVLQQMPEAEALLLRGKYMLGYSDEYLAKQIGCQPKSVRMKLTRARRHALQAMQEAKKGEEQL from the coding sequence ATGATTACATGGATTTGTTCGGCTGTATCAGATCCGGACGATCAAGAATTTCTCATCGAACTGTATGAAGAATTTCATGCGTTGATGTTTTCTGTCGCCAGACGGTATAATAATAACTGGATGAGCTGCGAGGATATTGTGCAGGAGAGTATTTTGCGCATTATGGACAAATTGGATGTTTTGCGCAGCAAAAAACGCTGTGTGCAGGCGGGATATATTGCTATGGTCGTGCGAAATGTCGCCATCAATACCTTGAAGCATGAAGATATCGTCAAAGCTCACGCAAGAGAGGTTGCGGAGGAAGAACTGACCGCGCCGACGATGGATGAAATTTTGATTGCACGAGAAAATGCAGAGCTTCTGATGCAGGTATTACAGCAGATGCCGGAAGCAGAAGCGTTGCTCCTGCGCGGAAAATATATGCTGGGATATTCCGACGAATATCTTGCCAAACAGATTGGCTGTCAGCCCAAGAGCGTGCGCATGAAGCTGACCCGTGCGCGGAGACATGCGCTCCAAGCCATGCAGGAAGCAAAGAAAGGAGAGGAACAGCTTTGA
- a CDS encoding PadR family transcriptional regulator, with product MGRQPNTTDVPERSGSVQGLEENLKKAVSEMLVLFLLNEREMYIGEIPDELERRSDGKFRIVFPYSVIYRMVKFEYIDELKKRVAPDGRKRQYYGITPKGREYLVRLTDTFGQFMQCIGLILQSEGAKEAE from the coding sequence ATGGGAAGACAGCCAAACACAACGGATGTGCCGGAGCGCAGCGGCTCGGTGCAGGGATTGGAAGAAAATCTCAAAAAAGCAGTGTCGGAGATGCTCGTGTTGTTTTTGCTCAACGAGAGAGAAATGTATATCGGCGAAATTCCGGACGAGCTGGAACGGCGCAGCGATGGAAAGTTTCGCATCGTGTTCCCGTATTCGGTGATTTACCGCATGGTTAAGTTTGAGTACATTGACGAGCTGAAAAAACGCGTGGCACCGGATGGCAGAAAGCGCCAGTATTACGGCATCACGCCAAAAGGCAGAGAGTATCTGGTGCGGCTGACCGACACTTTTGGGCAGTTTATGCAGTGCATCGGACTGATTTTGCAGTCGGAAGGCGCAAAAGAAGCGGAATAA
- a CDS encoding YlmH family RNA-binding protein translates to MASTNDIISGIARTQEERILLTQLAQKAETCREKCYLTHTKFLDMHEAALADRLLRGLGERGIFWGGYEQAERRMVFFLPEWMDAVPTEGEDCPIVVIRCLRSKNDALTHRDYLGSLMGLGLRRDGIGDILVSEHGADILVLKDIAPYLFMHYSQAGRKHLQTEEIPLTQLIVPEEKVTMLRDTVASMRLDAVTASLFRMSRAKAADAIRAGKVFVNQQECIHTDKEIAVHDRITLRGTGRGEIAEILGESKKGRVVLSLKRFG, encoded by the coding sequence ATGGCGAGTACAAACGATATCATCAGCGGCATTGCGCGCACACAGGAAGAACGAATTTTGCTCACGCAGCTCGCGCAGAAGGCGGAGACCTGCCGTGAAAAGTGCTATCTGACGCACACAAAATTTTTGGATATGCACGAGGCGGCGCTGGCAGATCGGCTGCTGCGCGGTCTGGGAGAACGCGGTATTTTCTGGGGCGGATATGAGCAGGCGGAACGCCGCATGGTCTTTTTTCTGCCGGAATGGATGGATGCCGTGCCGACAGAGGGAGAGGACTGCCCGATTGTTGTCATTCGCTGTTTGCGCAGCAAAAATGACGCGCTGACGCATCGGGATTATCTCGGTTCGCTGATGGGCTTGGGACTGCGCCGCGACGGCATCGGAGATATTTTGGTCAGCGAACACGGCGCAGATATTCTTGTGCTCAAAGACATTGCGCCGTATCTGTTCATGCATTACAGCCAAGCGGGACGCAAGCATTTGCAGACGGAAGAAATTCCGCTCACGCAATTGATTGTTCCCGAAGAAAAAGTGACCATGCTGCGCGATACGGTCGCATCTATGCGGCTGGATGCCGTGACGGCATCGCTGTTCCGCATGTCGCGCGCCAAGGCGGCGGACGCCATCCGTGCAGGAAAAGTGTTTGTCAATCAGCAGGAATGTATCCATACAGACAAGGAAATTGCGGTGCATGACCGCATTACGCTGCGCGGCACCGGACGCGGAGAGATTGCGGAAATTTTAGGCGAGAGCAAAAAGGGGCGTGTCGTGCTGTCGCTCAAGCGATTTGGATGA
- a CDS encoding biotin--[acetyl-CoA-carboxylase] ligase, translating to MVRDDVLRTLEEHRGEQISGGTLARKLGVSRTAIWKAVSSLREMGFPITSAAGGGYCLDESSDALSEAGISMNLTTRYAAQHLCVLSTVDSTNNYLKQRAADLPHGYAVVADCQTAGRGRLGRSFVSPSGSGIYISLLLRPNIPLERMHLMTVGAAIAACEAIQETAGFTPDIKWVNDVLMHGKKLCGILTEASIEAETGQLSYVIVGIGLNVRTPAGGLAPEIADIAGCLEDFAPHAVRRNALAASFFNHMESCCDLIAAGQTDALINRYRSFIHFLGQPITVIRFDKREPATAVGIDSNGHLIIEQNGQRSTLVAGEISIRLPEQTR from the coding sequence ATGGTTCGAGATGATGTGCTGCGCACACTGGAAGAGCACCGCGGAGAGCAAATCTCCGGCGGCACACTGGCACGGAAATTGGGCGTGTCCCGCACAGCAATATGGAAGGCGGTTTCCTCTCTGCGCGAGATGGGATTTCCCATCACCTCAGCAGCCGGCGGAGGCTATTGCTTGGATGAATCGAGTGATGCCTTGTCTGAAGCTGGCATTTCTATGAATCTGACAACTCGGTACGCCGCACAGCATCTGTGTGTGCTGTCCACGGTGGATTCTACCAACAATTATCTCAAGCAGCGCGCCGCAGACCTGCCCCATGGATATGCCGTCGTCGCAGACTGCCAGACCGCCGGCCGCGGCAGACTGGGACGGAGCTTTGTATCTCCTTCCGGCAGCGGCATCTATATCAGTCTGCTGCTGCGCCCCAACATCCCGCTGGAACGCATGCATCTGATGACGGTCGGCGCCGCCATCGCCGCCTGCGAGGCAATTCAAGAAACTGCCGGTTTTACGCCGGACATCAAATGGGTCAATGACGTACTCATGCACGGCAAAAAGCTGTGCGGTATTTTGACCGAGGCTTCCATCGAGGCGGAAACTGGTCAACTGTCCTATGTCATTGTCGGCATTGGTCTCAATGTCCGCACACCGGCCGGCGGTCTTGCGCCGGAAATCGCAGATATTGCAGGCTGTTTGGAGGACTTCGCCCCGCACGCCGTCCGCCGCAACGCGCTGGCAGCATCTTTTTTCAATCACATGGAGTCTTGCTGCGATCTCATCGCGGCTGGTCAGACCGATGCTTTGATTAACCGCTACCGCTCGTTCATTCATTTTCTCGGACAACCGATTACTGTCATCCGTTTTGACAAACGGGAACCGGCAACGGCGGTTGGCATTGATTCCAACGGTCATCTCATCATTGAGCAGAACGGCCAGCGCAGCACACTGGTCGCCGGAGAAATCAGCATCCGGCTTCCGGAACAGACGCGCTGA
- a CDS encoding NAD(P)/FAD-dependent oxidoreductase has protein sequence MKDCVIIGKGPAGLSAALYVRRAGYTPLVIGRDSGALGQSHRIENYFGLAEPVSGDELFRRGLVQVERLGIEVISDEVVSIRESNGFIVNTSSGNSYTARTILLATGKQRISSNLDADHLIGYGVSHCAQCDGFLMRGRSLAVVGSGDHAVAELNHLRPLTEHLRLFTNGATITTHNIPSDIPIVTEPITELRTDDFGMLSGIQTEKQLYPTEGLFLAQGIASAADFARRMGVIMDDGDVKIDRSYQTNVPGLFAAGDCVGGVLQIAKAVADGAIAGLNISEFLRNAPQKEDSQA, from the coding sequence ATGAAAGATTGTGTCATCATCGGAAAGGGTCCGGCAGGACTGTCTGCTGCATTGTATGTTCGACGCGCAGGCTATACGCCGCTTGTCATCGGGCGCGATTCCGGTGCTCTCGGCCAGAGCCATCGCATCGAAAATTATTTCGGTCTGGCAGAACCGGTCAGCGGTGACGAATTGTTCCGCCGCGGTTTGGTACAGGTCGAACGTCTTGGCATTGAAGTGATCAGCGATGAAGTCGTATCCATTCGCGAATCCAACGGTTTTATCGTAAACACATCCTCTGGCAACAGCTACACGGCGCGCACGATTTTGCTGGCAACCGGAAAACAGCGTATTTCTTCCAATCTGGACGCCGATCATCTGATTGGTTACGGCGTCAGCCACTGCGCGCAGTGTGACGGTTTCCTGATGCGCGGCCGTTCGCTCGCCGTTGTCGGCAGCGGCGACCACGCCGTCGCAGAGCTCAACCATCTGCGCCCGCTGACGGAACATCTTCGCCTGTTTACAAACGGCGCAACCATCACCACCCACAACATTCCGTCGGATATTCCGATTGTGACCGAGCCGATTACCGAGCTGCGCACGGATGATTTCGGCATGCTGTCCGGCATCCAGACGGAAAAGCAGCTGTATCCGACAGAGGGTCTGTTCTTAGCACAAGGCATCGCTTCCGCGGCGGATTTCGCCCGCCGCATGGGCGTCATCATGGACGACGGCGACGTCAAGATCGACCGCAGCTATCAGACCAATGTACCGGGTCTGTTCGCAGCCGGTGACTGTGTCGGCGGTGTCCTGCAAATTGCCAAGGCTGTGGCAGACGGCGCCATCGCCGGACTCAACATCAGTGAGTTTTTGCGAAACGCACCGCAAAAGGAAGATTCTCAGGCATAA
- a CDS encoding ribonuclease J, whose amino-acid sequence MKEKLKIIPLGGLNEIGKNMTVVEYGQDIFVIDCGMAFPDNDLLGVDLVIPDVTYLRRHKNKVRGIVITHGHEDHIGALPYVLKELNVPVYCTRLVAGILSSKFEEHRMTKQVKINCVKAGDHIKLGCFDIELIHTNHSIADAVALAIRTPLGTIIHTGDFKIDPTPVSGEMIDLTRFGELGKKGVLALMSDSTNVERPGYTPSEMEVGKTFEAQFKGCDQRIVVATFASNIYRVQQVVDAAHHNGRKVAICGRSMENISNVAMELGYLNVPKNVLIDISEVNRYPKSKVVVVCTGSQGEAMSALYRMAFSSHKQVDIGSGDKVIISASAIPGNEKSVTKMINELSKKGAEVIYDRSAIIHVSGHACQEELKLMLSLIKPKYFIPVHGEYRMLRRHGELAVQTGVHPRRVIITDIGRPVEITAKSARLANPVPSGKVLVDGLGIGDVGTAVLRDRKHLSEDGLLVVVVTLDSESGIVIAGPDIVSRGFIYVKEAEDLMEELRRISQRALDRCLDDHVRDWTTIKANVKNDLSEFLYRKTKRSPMILPVIMEI is encoded by the coding sequence ATGAAAGAAAAACTGAAGATTATACCGTTGGGCGGACTCAATGAGATCGGCAAGAACATGACGGTCGTGGAGTACGGACAGGACATTTTTGTCATTGACTGCGGCATGGCGTTTCCGGACAATGATTTGCTGGGCGTCGATCTGGTCATTCCGGATGTCACGTATCTGCGCCGGCACAAGAACAAGGTGCGCGGCATTGTCATCACGCACGGCCACGAGGATCACATCGGTGCACTGCCGTATGTGCTCAAAGAGCTGAATGTTCCGGTCTATTGCACGCGTCTGGTGGCAGGTATCCTGAGTTCCAAGTTTGAGGAGCACCGCATGACCAAGCAGGTCAAGATCAACTGCGTCAAGGCAGGCGATCACATCAAGCTGGGCTGCTTTGACATTGAGCTGATTCATACCAATCATTCGATTGCAGATGCAGTCGCTTTGGCGATTCGCACCCCGCTGGGCACCATCATTCACACCGGTGACTTTAAGATTGATCCGACGCCGGTATCCGGTGAGATGATTGACCTGACCCGCTTTGGTGAGCTGGGCAAGAAGGGCGTGCTGGCGCTGATGAGCGATTCGACCAATGTTGAGCGTCCGGGCTATACACCGAGTGAGATGGAGGTCGGCAAGACGTTTGAGGCACAGTTTAAGGGCTGTGACCAGCGCATTGTTGTTGCGACGTTTGCCTCCAACATTTATCGTGTACAGCAGGTTGTAGACGCCGCACATCACAACGGCAGAAAGGTAGCCATCTGCGGCCGAAGCATGGAGAACATCTCCAATGTGGCAATGGAGCTGGGATACCTCAATGTGCCGAAAAATGTGCTCATTGATATTTCCGAGGTCAATCGCTACCCGAAGAGCAAGGTTGTCGTTGTGTGCACCGGCTCGCAGGGTGAGGCAATGAGTGCCCTGTACCGGATGGCATTTTCCAGCCACAAGCAGGTAGACATTGGCTCGGGAGATAAGGTCATTATTTCCGCGTCTGCGATTCCGGGCAACGAGAAGTCGGTGACCAAGATGATTAACGAGCTGAGCAAAAAGGGCGCGGAAGTCATCTATGATCGCTCCGCGATTATTCACGTTTCCGGTCATGCTTGTCAGGAAGAACTCAAGCTGATGCTGTCGCTGATCAAGCCGAAGTACTTCATTCCGGTGCACGGTGAGTATCGCATGCTGCGCCGTCACGGAGAGCTTGCTGTACAGACCGGTGTGCACCCGCGCCGCGTCATCATCACGGACATTGGACGTCCGGTAGAAATCACCGCGAAATCTGCGCGCCTTGCCAATCCGGTTCCGTCCGGCAAGGTATTGGTTGACGGTCTTGGCATCGGTGATGTCGGCACGGCTGTTCTGCGCGACAGAAAGCATTTGTCCGAAGACGGTCTGCTGGTTGTCGTTGTGACGCTGGACAGCGAGAGCGGCATTGTCATCGCGGGTCCGGACATTGTTTCCCGCGGCTTTATTTACGTCAAGGAAGCAGAAGACCTCATGGAGGAGCTGCGCCGCATTTCTCAGCGTGCGCTGGATCGCTGCTTGGATGATCACGTCCGCGATTGGACGACCATCAAGGCAAATGTCAAAAACGATCTGTCTGAGTTCCTCTACCGCAAGACCAAGAGAAGCCCGATGATCCTTCCGGTCATCATGGAAATTTAA